From one Equus asinus isolate D_3611 breed Donkey chromosome 5, EquAss-T2T_v2, whole genome shotgun sequence genomic stretch:
- the ACTL6A gene encoding actin-like protein 6A isoform X2 gives MVVERDDGSTLMEIDGDKGKQGGPTYYIDTNALRVPRENTEAISPLKNGMVEDWDSFQAILDHTYKMHVKSEASLHPVLMSEAPWNTRAKREKLTELMFEHYNIPAFFLCKTAVLTAFANGRSTGLILDSGATHTTAIPVHDGYVLQQGIVKSPLAGDFITMQCRELFQEMNIELIPPYMIASKEAVREGSPANWKRKEKLPQVTRSWHNYMCNCVIQDFQASVLQVSDSTYDEQVAAQMPTVHYEFPNGYNCDFGAERLKIPEGLFDPSNVKGLSGNTMLGVSHVVTTSVGMCDIDIRPGLYGSVIVAGGNTLIQSFTDRLNRELSQKTPPSMRLKLIANNTTVERRFSSWIGGSILASLGTFQQMWISKQEYEEGGKQCVERKCP, from the exons ATGGTGGTAGAAAGAGATGATGGAAGCACATTGATGGAAATAGATGGTGATAAAGGCAAACAAGGTGGTCCCACCTATTACATAGATACCAATGCTCTGCGTGTTCCAAGGGAGAATACTGAGGCCATTTCACCACTAAAAAATGGAATGG TTGAAGACTGGGATAGTTTCCAGGCTATTTTGGATCATACCTACAAAATGCATGTCAAGTCAGAAGCCAGCCTGCATCCTGTTCTCATGTCAGAAGCACCG TGGAATACgagagcaaagagagagaaactgacgGAGTTAATGTTTGAGCACTACAACATCCCTGCGTTCTTCCTTTGCAAAACTGCAGTCTTGACCGC ATTTGCTAATGGTCGTTCTACTGGGCTTATTTTGGACAGTGGAGCCACTCACACCACTGCGATTCCAGTTCACGATGGCTATGTCCTTCAGCAAG GCATTGTGAAATCCCCTCTTGCTGGAGACTTTATTACTATGCAGTGCAGAGAACTCTTCCAAGAAATGAATATAGAACTGATTCCTCCATATATGATTGCATCAAAA GAAGCTGTCCGTGAAGGATCTCCagcaaactggaaaagaaaagagaagttgcCACAGGTTACAAGGTCCTGGCACAATTACATGTGTAAC TGTGTTATCCAGGATTTTCAAGCTTCAGTACTTCAAGTATCTGATTCAACTTATGATGAACA AGTAGCCGCCCAGATGCCAACTGTTCATTATGAATTCCCCAATGGCTACAACTGTGACTTTGGGGCAGAACGGCTAAAGATTCCTGAAGGATTATTCGACCCTTCCAATGTAAAG GGATTGTCAGGAAATACGATGCTGGGGGTCAGTCATGTTGTCACCACGAGTGTCGGAATGTGTGATATTGATATCAGACCA gGTCTCTATGGCAGTGTTATAGTGGCAGGAGGAAACACGCTAATACAGAGCTTTACTGACAGGCTGAACAGAGAGCTCTCTCAGAAGACTCCCCCA AGTATGCGGTTGAAATTGATTGCAAATAATACAACAGTGGAACGGAGGTTTAGTTCATGGATTGGTGGCTCCATTCTAGCTTCTTTG GGCACCTTTCAACAGATGTGGATTTCCAAACAAGAATACGAAGAAGGAGGGAAGCAGTGTGTAGAAAGGAAATGTCCTTGA
- the ACTL6A gene encoding actin-like protein 6A isoform X1 encodes MSGGVYGGDEVGALVFDIGSYTVRAGYAGEDCPKVDFPTAIGMVVERDDGSTLMEIDGDKGKQGGPTYYIDTNALRVPRENTEAISPLKNGMVEDWDSFQAILDHTYKMHVKSEASLHPVLMSEAPWNTRAKREKLTELMFEHYNIPAFFLCKTAVLTAFANGRSTGLILDSGATHTTAIPVHDGYVLQQGIVKSPLAGDFITMQCRELFQEMNIELIPPYMIASKEAVREGSPANWKRKEKLPQVTRSWHNYMCNCVIQDFQASVLQVSDSTYDEQVAAQMPTVHYEFPNGYNCDFGAERLKIPEGLFDPSNVKGLSGNTMLGVSHVVTTSVGMCDIDIRPGLYGSVIVAGGNTLIQSFTDRLNRELSQKTPPSMRLKLIANNTTVERRFSSWIGGSILASLGTFQQMWISKQEYEEGGKQCVERKCP; translated from the exons ATGAGCGGCGGGGTGTACGGGGGAG ATGAAGTTGGAGCCCTTGTTTTTGACATTGGATCCTATACTGTGAGAGCTGGTTATGCTGGTGAGGACTGTCCCAAG GTGGATTTCCCAACAGCTATTGGTATGGTGGTAGAAAGAGATGATGGAAGCACATTGATGGAAATAGATGGTGATAAAGGCAAACAAGGTGGTCCCACCTATTACATAGATACCAATGCTCTGCGTGTTCCAAGGGAGAATACTGAGGCCATTTCACCACTAAAAAATGGAATGG TTGAAGACTGGGATAGTTTCCAGGCTATTTTGGATCATACCTACAAAATGCATGTCAAGTCAGAAGCCAGCCTGCATCCTGTTCTCATGTCAGAAGCACCG TGGAATACgagagcaaagagagagaaactgacgGAGTTAATGTTTGAGCACTACAACATCCCTGCGTTCTTCCTTTGCAAAACTGCAGTCTTGACCGC ATTTGCTAATGGTCGTTCTACTGGGCTTATTTTGGACAGTGGAGCCACTCACACCACTGCGATTCCAGTTCACGATGGCTATGTCCTTCAGCAAG GCATTGTGAAATCCCCTCTTGCTGGAGACTTTATTACTATGCAGTGCAGAGAACTCTTCCAAGAAATGAATATAGAACTGATTCCTCCATATATGATTGCATCAAAA GAAGCTGTCCGTGAAGGATCTCCagcaaactggaaaagaaaagagaagttgcCACAGGTTACAAGGTCCTGGCACAATTACATGTGTAAC TGTGTTATCCAGGATTTTCAAGCTTCAGTACTTCAAGTATCTGATTCAACTTATGATGAACA AGTAGCCGCCCAGATGCCAACTGTTCATTATGAATTCCCCAATGGCTACAACTGTGACTTTGGGGCAGAACGGCTAAAGATTCCTGAAGGATTATTCGACCCTTCCAATGTAAAG GGATTGTCAGGAAATACGATGCTGGGGGTCAGTCATGTTGTCACCACGAGTGTCGGAATGTGTGATATTGATATCAGACCA gGTCTCTATGGCAGTGTTATAGTGGCAGGAGGAAACACGCTAATACAGAGCTTTACTGACAGGCTGAACAGAGAGCTCTCTCAGAAGACTCCCCCA AGTATGCGGTTGAAATTGATTGCAAATAATACAACAGTGGAACGGAGGTTTAGTTCATGGATTGGTGGCTCCATTCTAGCTTCTTTG GGCACCTTTCAACAGATGTGGATTTCCAAACAAGAATACGAAGAAGGAGGGAAGCAGTGTGTAGAAAGGAAATGTCCTTGA